The following DNA comes from Natronospira bacteriovora.
CCGCCACTATGGTCATCGCCAGCCCTACACCGAAGTTGAAATTACCGGCATCAAGGGCTGACAATTGGCGTTTCCGGGCGGGCCCGGGACGTGAGATTCGCCAGACAGCATTTCGAGGTAGCGCAAGATGGCACATAAAAAGGCAGGCGGCAGTACACGTAACGGTCGCGATTCCGAGTCAAAACGGCTGGGCGTCAAGCGCTTTGGCGGCCAGGTCGTGAGCGCCGGCAGCATCATCGTGCGCCAGCGGGGCACCCAGTTTCACGCCGGTGAAGGCGTGGGCATGGGCAAGGACCACACCCTGTTCGCCACGCGCGACGGCAAGGTGTCCTTCATCACCCGCGGCCCGAAGAACCGCAAGTTCGTCTGCATCGAAGCAGACTGAATTCAGACGGTTTTTCAGGATGTGCAGACCCCGGTAGCGATGCTGCCGGGGTCTTGTCGTATGTGGGATTGGCAAGTGGCGGCGAGCCACGAGCAGCGAGCGACGAGCAGGCACTGCCTGGTCGTGTCTGTTCGCTCGTGGCACGTCACTTTCAGCTCGGAGCTTTCCAGTGAAGTTTGTTGATGAGGCGACAATCCAGGTGCAGGCCGGGGACGGCGGCAGTGGCTGCGTAAGTTTCCGGCGCGAAAAGTACATTCCCAAGGGCGGTCCGGACGGGGGCGACGGCGGGGATGGCGGCAGCGTGTGGCT
Coding sequences within:
- the rpmA gene encoding 50S ribosomal protein L27; the encoded protein is MAHKKAGGSTRNGRDSESKRLGVKRFGGQVVSAGSIIVRQRGTQFHAGEGVGMGKDHTLFATRDGKVSFITRGPKNRKFVCIEAD